From Salvia splendens isolate huo1 chromosome 16, SspV2, whole genome shotgun sequence, a single genomic window includes:
- the LOC121771690 gene encoding WD repeat-containing protein 44-like — MRGGGAEDQFFDTCDDSISDLGSDCSEICVNSGADNRALEYEFWTKEPGSVNERRETFLRWMGLSLERRGISDAEDEDSDNDDVKRFIDRLSDDGESVLANLDADKQFFSSGSLQSCDTGGAEEENLACQMKILGNGTESVSNELTDDEYLSTSLDISSDKMISLDEFQKTLGSSALVQKLLTKDCKKLNIVDRKKKTNWLQKFSSVIQIVDKAKGLLNKTEIDSTEGPSGRVRVSACKKNLKELSSLYTGQEFPAHEGSILTMKFSPDGMYLASAGADGVVRVWKVLEDDIVKKFSLQDSDPSCVYFSLDGFSKLAPVDVPIGDDHTKNMIKSSDSACVVLPPKVFQLSEKPLHEFNGHKGEVLALAWSRNGHLLSSSVDKTARLWRVGDENCLGVYSHNNYVTCVEFNPVDDNNFISGSIDGKLRIWEVHGGRVIDWTDFKEIVTAVGYRPDGKGGVVGSMEGTCRFYDIIDNRLQLGDSICLKGKKKLAGKKITGFQYCPTDVSKVMVTCADAQVQILCGTNVICKFKSNRSSTSQMPAAFTSDGEHVVSATEDSNVRVWNYSNQEQKPSRAKKIWSCESFLSRNASVAIPWCGGLKHKLGGLPGSIHFDEKLLQKLQASIPMSVGNFLDALYKGAATWPEEKLPLPSVCKSDFKFLRNAWQNAFNSPNLWGLVIVTAGWDGCIRTFLNYGLPIKF; from the exons ATGAGGGGTGGCGGTGCGGAGGATCAGTTCTTCGACACCTGTGATGACTCTATATCTGATTTGGGCTCCGATTGTTCGGAAATTTGTGTGAATTCTGGGGCTGACAATCGTGCTTTGGAGTATGAGTTTTGGACTAAAGAGCCAGGTAGTGTCAATGAGAGACGCGAAACGTTTCTCAGATGGATGGGTTTGAGTCTGGAACGGCGTGGGATAAGTGATGCTGAAGACGAGGATTCAGATAACGATGATGTGAAAAGGTTTATTGACAGATTGAGTGATGATGGAGAGTCGGTGCTGGCAAACTTGGATGCTGACAAGCAGTTTTTCTCATCTGGTTCGTTGCAATCGTGTGACACTGGTGGTGCGGAGGAGGAGAATCTCGCTTGCCAAATGAAGATTCTGGGCAATGGAACAGAATCCGTCTCGAATGAACTGACTGATGATGAGTATCTGTCAACATCGCTTGACATATCCTCGGATAAGATGATATCACTGGACGAGTTTCAGAAAACACTTGGCTCATCAGCTTTGGTACAGAAGTTGTTGACAAAAGACTGTAAGAAGTTGAACATAGTTGACCGAAAGAAGAAGACTAACTGGCTCCAGAAATTCAGTTCAGTTATCCAAATTGTGGATAAGGCAAAAGGGCTACTCAATAAGACGGAGATTGATTCAACAGAGGGACCTTCTGGAAGAGTTCGTGTCAGTGCAtgtaaaaagaacttgaaagaACTATCATCTCTTTACACTGGGCAAGAATTTCCTGCACATGAAGGCTCCATCTTGACCATGAAATTCAGTCCTGACGGTATGTACCTTGCTAGTGCTGGGGCAGACGGTGTTGTCCGCGTGTGGAAGGTTCTTGAAGACGACATTGTAAAGAAATTTAGCCTTCAAGATAGTGATCCTTCGTGTGTTTACTTTTCACTCGATGGATTCTCCAAGTTGGCTCCTGTTGATGTTCCCATTGGGGATGACCATACGAAAAACATGATCAAATCTTCTGACTCAGCATGCGTCGTTCTTCCACCGAAGGTTTTTCAGTTATCGGAGAAACCTCTTCACGAGTTTAATGGGCATAAAGGGGAGGTATTGGCACTCGCGTGGTCCAGGAATGGG CATTTACTTTCATCTTCGGTTGATAAAACAGCTCGCTTGTGGCGAGTCGGGGATGAAAATTGCCTGGGAGTCTATTCTCACAATAATTATG TTACTTGTGTAGAGTTCAACCCTGTGGACGATAATAATTTTATCAGCGGTTCAATAGATGGAAAATTGCGAATTTGGGAAGTCCACGGCGGCAGAGTCATTGATTGGACTGATTTTAAAGAAATTGTGACTGCTGTGGGATATCGGCCAGATGGAAAG GGAGGTGTTGTTGGCTCCATGGAAGGCACTTGCCGATTCTATGACATCATAG ATAATCGTTTGCAATTAGGTGACTCAATATGCTTGAAGGGCAAGAAAAAGTTGGCTGGCAAAAAGATAACTGGCTTTCAG TATTGTCCAACCGATGTGAGCAAAGTAATGGTCACTTGTGCCGATGCACAAGTTCAGATACTATGTGGAACAAACGTCATCTGTAAATTCAAAA GTAATCGAAGCTCAACAAGCCAAATGCCGGCTGCTTTCACATCAGACGGTGAGCATGTTGTTTCAGCCACAGAGGACTCCAACGTGCGTGTGTGGAACTACAGCAACCAGGAGCAGAAACCCTCCCGAGCAAAGAAAATATGGTCGTGCGAAAGCTTCCTATCCCGCAATGCATCTGTTGCCATTCCATGGTGTGGTGGGCTCAAGCATAAGCTAGGAGGGTTGCCGGGAAGCATACATTTTGATGAGAAATTGCTGCAGAAGTTGCAGGCATCCATCCCTATGAGTGTCGGGAACTTCTTGGATGCTCTGTACAAAGGAGCAGCGACATGGCCGGAGGAGAAACTTCCCCTTCCATCGGTGTGCAAGTCGGATTTCAAGTTCTTGAGGAATGCATGGCAGAACGCGTTCAATTCGCCGAATCTCTGGGGCCTTGTGATTGTGACAGCAGGGTGGGATGGATGCATTAGAACATTTCTCAACTATGGTTTGCCTATCAAGTTTTGA